CGGACCAATAGGGGGCGCTGTCTCTCCGGTGTGTCTTCTGGTGTTTCGTAAGAGCTCTTTTCTCTGAGAAACACTTGCCACAGTCAGGGCATTGGTACGGCTTTGCTCGAGGGCTCCGGTCTTGACTCAATCTCAGTTTTTTACCAGGCAAAGAGAAAGCAGAGCTGTGTGCCCCTGACCCGTGTGTGTTGCTGTATGTGTCTGTCCCGTGTGTGTCGCGCTGGTGTTTCTTCATGGCTTTCTTTTCGGTGAAACGCTTCCCGCAGTCGGGGCACGGGTACGGTTTCTCTCCGGTGTGTGTTAGTATGTGTGTTTTCAGCGTATTCGACTGAGAGAAACTCTTGTCGCAGTAAGTGCAGTGAAACGGTTTCTCACCCGAGTGTATTAGGCGGTGCCGTATTAAAGATGCACCATGCGAGAACTTCATATCGCAGACGGAGCATTGGAAAGGTTTCTCTCCCGTGTGCACCGTCTGGTGACGTTTCATGTAAGACTTCTCAGTGAAGCGTTTGTCGCAATGGGAGCattggtaaggtttctctcctgtgtgcttTCTCTCGTGGATTATCAATCTATGCTTTGAATTGAATTCCTGGCCGCAAGTAAGGCAGAGGTATGGATTCTTCTCTCTTACTTGCTCGTTAATTTTTTGATGCTTGGTTCTCTGATGATTCGACAAGGCCTGAAGCACCCTGAATGTCTTCCCGCAGTCGGGGCAGAGGTGCTGTTTCTCCTCGTGGGTCACCCCATGTTTCTTCAGCGCTCCAGACTCCATGAAGCCTTTCCCACAGACAGAACAGACGTGCGGCTTTGCTACTTGCTCTCCGTGCTGCGTTTTCTGATGTCTTCTCAAGGCTGAGTGGAAGCCGAAGCTCTTGCCGCAGTCGGCGCAGAGgtgaggtttctctccagtgtgggtCCGCAGGTGAGTCTCTAACCCTGCCTTAGAAGCCAGCCTCTTCCCACAGTGAGGGCATGGCTCAGAGACCTGTGTCTTGCCTATCTTCTCTCCTTTATGTCTTCTAACATGTGTTCTAAGGTTCGAAGAGTCGTTAAATCGCTTCCCGCAAATGGGGCAAATGAAGGGTTTCTCCCCAGTGTGCATACGAAGGTGCCTTTGATAACTACTTGAGTGAGAAAAGCGTTTGTGGCATTGGGAGCATCGAAATGGTTTCTCTCCGGTATGCGTTCTCTGGTGGCTTGTCAGCCTTTCCTTTGTTGGGAAATGGCGCTTGCATTGAGGGCATTGGAATTGGTTTCTATTTAAACGATGCAATTTGGAATGATTTGTTAAGGTAAATAAGGATGCGAAAGTCTTTCCGCAATCGGAGCAGAGGTGAGGTTTCTCTTCTGAATGGATGGCTTGATGTTTTTTTAAGTATCCAGAATCTCTAAAGCCTTTCCCACAGACAGAGCACACGTGGGGCTTCGCACTACCTGCTGCGTGAAGTGTCTGATGTCTTTTCAGAGACGACAGAAAAGAGAAACTGTTCCCACAGTCAGCACAGAGGTggggtttctctccagtgtgggtTCTTTGATGGGACCTCAAGGCTCCTGGTTGATTAAAGACTTTCCCACAGACCGAACATTCGTGCCGTTTCACTCCTCTGTGCTCTGAATGACTAAGCTTCTGATGTTTGGTCAAGGAAGGACGGAAAGCGAAGCTCTTCCCGCAGTCGGGGCAGACGTGAGATTTCTCTACAGTGTGGGTCTTCAGGTGAATCTTTAGTCTTGTCTTGGTTGACAACTTCTTCCCACAGTGAGAACATGGATGAAGGACAGGCTTCTTTACTGTCTCCTCCTGTTCTGAAGAACCAACATTGTTCTCAGAAGGTTCCTCTTTGGAATGTTCTTCGGAGTGAGTTCTTTTGATGTGTTTCTTCAAGTTTCCTGGATCATTAAAACGCTTGCCACAACGAGGGCAAACATACGGTTTCTCCCCAGTATGAGTTCTCAGATGCCTCTTAAGACTAGACAATTCATTGAATCCCTTCCCGCAGTCAAAGCACTGgtgaggtttctctcctgtgtgggtTACCAGGTGCTCCTCCAAAGCCTTCTTTGTGGGAAACTTCTCCCCACAGTGAGGACACGGTTCACGGTAGAGCCTCTCCACACCCACCTTCTCTCCTGGGTGAGCTCTCCTGATGTGTTTCTTTAAGTTTCCTGGATCATTGAAACCTTTCTTACAACGAGGGCAAACgtacggtttctctccagtgtgagtTAGCAGATGTCTCTTAAGACTGGAATGTGTACTGAATGTCTTTCTGCATTCAGAGCATGTGGTTTCAGAAATATGACATTCAGAAATATGACATTTCTCTCCAGTATGAGTTTTCAGATGCCTGGTAAGGCTGGAAAATGTACTGAATACTTTTCCACATTCAGCGCATATATTTCTCTGTTTTTCTCCAGTGTGAGTTAGCAGATGTCGCTCCAGAATGTCTTTTGtggcaaaactcttcccacactgagcaCAGGAGTGGGTTTTCTTGCAGGTTTTCTGCCctggtgttttcctgcagtccatCAGCTgcacagacaccctcttcagacctCGCAGTAAGGTGCTACCAGGAGAGGCACGACACGGGGTCTTTGGTGGGCGACACTTGTCCTGGAAATCACCAAAAAAAGAGACTGAATTAATCAGGGTGGGAAACGCTCTCCTACCTGTCAATGAACTTTGAAGTCTTTAAATTCCTCTCCTTCTCAATAAAGGAGAAAGTCTAAATCCTTGTATAAGTTGTTGAGAGCCTTGAGAAACACTTTATGCCTGGGAAAATAAATACTAACTTTTTGACAGGGAAAATAAATACTAACTTTTTGACTGGGAAAATAAATACTCACGTTTGACTGGGGAAATAAATACTCACTTTCTGACTGGGAAAATAAATACTGACTTTCTGACTGGGGAAATAAATACTCACTTTCTGACTGGGGAAATAAATACTCACTTTCTGCTCTGGTGTGTGCTTCTCTGGAGATAACTCCACCTCCAGCCCATCGCTAGCCATCCAATCCCTGACCTCCCTGTCCAATTCTTCAATGCCGTCTGCAGCGTCATAATCATCGGACTGGTTGGGACTCACGGGCTCTGCCTCCAGCCCATTGCTAGGCAACCAATCTGTGTCCTCCGCGTCACAGTCTGcagcgtcatcatcatcatcagcctgGCTGGGACTCACAGGCTCCACCTCGTTGCTAGGTAACCCAGCCCCTCCCTCTCCGTTCCATTTTTCATCGCAGTctacagcatcatcatcatcggaTTGGCTAGGACTCATTAGTGCACCGCTAGCATCCTCCTGTATCCTCCTGATGTCCTCTTTCAGTTGGACTAACCAAGACATTCCCTGCTCCTCTGATTTCATTGAATCCGTATTGTCCCACATTTCTTCCATGATTTTACGCCGCAATGAGCGGTGATCCATTCCTTTAACTTCGGATGCATCTTCACCATGACATTCACAAAGGTAGCGTAAATTGGCCTCAGTTAAATTCCATAAACTCTTTTCAATTTCATCCATCAACTTTCCCTTCTCTTGACTCATATTGTCTGTTGAGTTAGAATGCTTCTTGGTAAAAAATAGCAATAATAACAACTACTTATTGAATGGAGCTGTCACAAGTGTGAGGTGTCtctcctcccactgggcacagacgtcaattcaacgtctattccatgttggttcaaagtaatttcattgaaatgatgtggaaacaacgttgattcaaccagtgtgtgcccagtgggctgtgTTTATTCACACGTCTTCTATAACTGGAGTCTCATAACAGCAGAAGATCTTGTGAGGTCACCTCACCTGTGTAGATAGGAGGCCACGGTGTCAGACAAAAACTGTTTCTACCATTCATTATATCTACATGTATAGTGCGATTATATTCTTGTCAAGTGTGTCAGATCTTTACATTTTGTagaattaatttgtatttttaatTAATAGAACAATATCAGTGCCAAATTTATTTAGCGATTTAATAACATTTTAATGTTCCCATGAGGGCTTTTATTTTGAAGGATCCAACCCGGAAGCATAATTCCGTTAGCTAACAGGCTAGCTAAGAAAACACGAACAGAAAGTACAACAGTAACTAATTGATTATATGCAGCTACAATCGATCTGCATATAGCTACCAGTCAGAAAACAGTAATTGTATTCTTATATCGACTCAATTTGAGCACAGCTTCAAATTAGTTAGCAGGAGcaattatctagctagctacaaagCTAAACCGCAGCTAAGCAGAGCAGGTAACTAGCCTAGCTAACGGTTATGTAAACCTATCAACTAATTACAATGTTTGGACGATCTTTATGACTGTTGGTAGATACCTAACACTTAACTTACCAGCTCGATTGAAACAGTTtcctttccctgtatttagtagTCTGGTAATTAGCTCGCTAGCTTTTCAAACGCGACCTGTTCACGTCCGAGGAGAAAAGAAACAAAGTACGGATGCTGAGAAAGGACATCACATGAGAGGAGAGCAGCGGCATattgcagtggttcccaaccaggggtactaggacccatccacagggggtacttgagaagactcattaGACCATACTTCAGGGGTACACCCCgagcagagcaaaattcagttggtggtacagtaaccgaaaaaggttgggaaccactggcatGAGTGAAAGGTTAGAGAGAAATGAGAAAACTAATGAAGCTATCCTCATTGAGGACATGGATACACTTTATATTGCATCATATGTCTTTATTAACCCCTTGCCTATGCATTGAAACAGCACAGTGACAAAGAGGAGTGTTCATTGAGTTTTCTGGTGATTTTCACTAGTTTGTTTAGAATGTTTATGCTTATGATTGAGCAATTTGCCAAAACCGGCAGATGAACGCAAACTTTAAAGCAATTAAGACTaacaagaaacactctgtgtgaccctgatttagcccactgcagtaaaatatTAAAATAGTCTTAttgaaagatatatatatatatatatatatatatatatatatatatgagtccATGTTTCTATCCACTTGAAACCATTTTAGCTTCAGGAGGATTAATCTATACAGGCAGAGGATGCACAAGAGTATCCTCGTGGCGGCACGTGCAGAGGTTTTCTAAAATCCGCCCCCCCTTTGAATCAGAAAAACATGCAAACATTTTAAAAACGATATGCTACTTatccttttatctataaaatgtctttCACAACTATGAATATATGTCTGAGATTTTCTTTGTGCATCTAATTGTAGATTGACATCTGCTTTGTAACATactatgaatagaaaaggtgtgtacagcagtagttatataggatggtgtgtctagacagtatatgaatagaaaaggtgtgtacagcagagccatgactagaatacattatatacatataGAGTGGGTAAAACAGTGTGGTATCTAAGGCATTTATGACTTTGTTAGCTTTGCAAATGGTAATGTGGTatctaaggaatttatgactttgttaGCTTTGCAAATGGTAATGTGGTATCTAGGGAATTTAtgactggaacacgctgtcgtacacttagatccagagcatcccaaacatgctcaatgggtgacatgtctggtgagtatgcaggtcatggaagaactgggaccttttcagcttccaggaattgtgtacagatccttgtgacgttgggccgtgcattatcatgctgaaacatgaggtgatggcggcggatgaatggcacgacaaactggcctcaggatcttgtcacagtttctctgtgcattgaaatgtccattgataaaatgctaattgtgtttgttgtctgtaacttatgcctgcccacaccataaccccaccaacaccatggggcactctgttaacaacgttgacatcagcaaaccgctttcccacacaacgccatacgctgtctgccatctgcccggtattttctaaaacgacgttggagtcagcttacggtagagaaatgaacattcaattctttgccaacagctctggtggacattcctgcagtcagcatgccaattgcacgctccctcaacttgagacatctgtggcattgtgttgtgtgacaaaactacacattttagagtggccttttattgtccccagcacaaggtgcacctgtgtaatgatcatgctgtttaatcagcttcttgatatgccacacctgtcaggtggatggattatcttggcataggagaaatgctcactaacagggatgtaaacaaatttgtgcacaacatttgaaagaaataagctttttttgtgtatggaacatttctggaatcttttatttcagctcatgaaacatgggaccaccactttacatggtgtgtttatatttttgttcagtgtatattatcaTTCACTCCTCGACTCAAAATAACCGTGGCTTGTCAGTGATGTAGGACACGATTACATTTGAGACGGGATATTCCTGCTCTTTGAAAACTCCTTGGCCTTAGTACCATCAGGTAGGATAACAAAACAGACCCTGCAGTGTGATTCAATGTACTTACATTTCAATAAAGCCAACCTGCCACAGACAACAGACCAATGTATGAGTTTCAGTCTGTGTCTCGCACATAATGCACCGacttatacaaacacacacaaaagcacagTCTCAACGTTGGGATGCCTTCCTTTAGTAAGAGGGTGGGAGCTATAGGCGCCACTCTCAAGTGGGCTAAACTGGTTTTCCTGAGGAACGCGTCTAAACCAAACTTTGTGCCCCTTCTGGGATTTAGCAGAGTTGCTATAGCAACAGGAAGTTCCCAGTTGTGCGTGCAGCTCACACCGTTACCGCGGCAGTAACAAAGAAGAAGGTCACAAGCAGCAAGGGTCTCAATGGCAAAGAGAAAAGCCTGTTTGAATTGGTGTCCTTCTAGAGTTCAGACAAACTCCACAGCATGGGGAGAGGTTAAGAGGGCGGTCTCCTCTAGAGTTCAGACAAACTCCACAGCATGGGGAGAGGTTAAGAGGGCGGTCTCCTCCAGAGTTCAGACAAACTCCACAGCATGGGGAGAGGTTAAGAGGGCGGTCTCCTCTAGAGTTCAGACAAACTCCACAGCATGGGGAGAGGTTAAGAGGGCGGTCTCCTCCAGAGTTCAGACAAACTCCACAGCATGGGGAGAGGTTAAGAGGGCGGTCTCCTCCAGAGTTCAGACAAACTCCACAGCATGGGGAGAGGTTAAGGGGGCGGTACAGCATGGGGAGAGGTTAAGAGGGCAGTACAGCATGGGGAGAGGTTAAGAGGGCAGTACAGCATGGGGAGAGGTTAAGAGGGCAGTACAGCATGGGGAGAGGTTAAGAGGGCGGTACAGCATGGGGAGAGGTTAAGAGGGCAGTACAGCATGGGGAGAGGTTAAGAGGGCAGTACAGCACGGGGAGAGGTTAAGAGGGCAGTACAGCATGGGGAGAGGTTAAGAGGGCAGTACAGCATGGGGAGAGGTTAAGAGGGCAGTACAGCATGGGGAGAGGGTTAAGAGGGCAGTACAGCATGGGGAGAGGTTAAGAGGGCAGTACAGCATGGGGAGAGGTTAAGAGGGCAGTACAGCATGGGGAGAGGTTAAGAGGGCAGTACAGCATGGGGAGAGGTTAAGAGGGCAGTACAGCATGGGGGAGAGGTTAAGAGGGCAGTACAGCATGGGGAGAGGTTAAGAGGGCCGTACAGCATGGGGAGAGGTTAAGAGGGCAGTACAGCATGGGGAGAGGTTAAGAGGGCAGTACAGCATGGGGAGAGGTTAAGAGGGCAGTACAGCATGGGGAGAGGTTAAGAGGGCAGTACAGCATGGGGGAGAGGTTAAGAGGGCAGTACAGCATGGGGAGAGGTTAAGAGGGCAGTACAGCATGGGGAGAGGTTAAGAGGGCAGTACAGCATGGGGAGAGGTTAAGAGGGCAGTAGCTCAGACTTAGTGGTGTGGAACAAATTGCTCTAATTAAAGTGTTTTTTGATATTAAAGGAGAATCATGTTATGAGACGCTGGAACAATTTTACTTGGACATTTAGGCAGATCTAATTTGTTGGTCAATGCCAGTAAAACTCAAATTATCTTCACTTATGAGGTTGCGAATTTGTAGTTCATCAAGAATTTTGTTTATCAAGACCTAGTAGCTTTACCCCATGTGAAAAATCTTGTATTTGTGTACGGAGCCACCTAGCCCCTAACGCAACCTCAATTCCCTCGTTTGCATAGTAATCTCCTTTGTGGTCCATGAATTCCTCCCCATAGTCGCCATCCCGCGGCAGCAACTGTGAGACTTCttgaccttcctgtgacaccgcgggctgtagatgtcctgaagggcaggcagtgtgaCCCCGTAGTCTTCTAGCTAGcttttcttcttctatggtattatggcaGTCCGTAAACAAACGTTAGAGGTGCACGCCACCACCTACTGTGTGGGATGAAAACaaaaagatcccacaaaacaggAGCATTGTGGGGGTTGGAGGAAAAAAATCCATACAGACTACCAACAGCAACAGAAAAACGGAACAAAAACGTCCTATTTATTCTGTTAAAAACGCCAAATCCATACTCAGGCTCAAGAGCCTGGGAAGGTGGGATATCTTCCGTACTTGCCAAAACCATTTTTAGGTCTTCAGCTATGTACCCAGCAACCTTTCGCCCGCAGCCATAATATGTCCAGTTTCGCACAAAATCCATATTTTTCACACACACATCGTCTCCGGTTCTCTCGACTGACAACAAACATTCTCAATGGGCTGTGGGTCCTCCATGACCATatcttctatatatatatataatatatatacagtgagctccataattcactggacagtgaccattcttttgttattttggttctgtactctagcactttgagtttgaaaggatacaatgacaatgagggtgaagtgcagactgtcagctttaatttgagggtattttcatacatatcggatgaacagtttacgaattatagaagcttttgtacatggtcccccccattttcgggcatcaaaaatcattggacagtttaacataatgtagaataaagtaatcattgttaatatttggtcgcatatcctttgcatgcaatgactgcttgaagtctgcgatgcatcgccatcaccagacgctgggtatcttccctggtgatgctctgccaggcctgtactgcagccatcttcagttcctgcttgtttcggggacttattgccttaagtctcctcttcagcatgtaaaatgcatgttcaattggattcagatctggtgattgactcggccagtcaaggtttttccactttttggccatcaaaaacccctttgttgctctagcagtatgtttagggtcattgtcttgttgcgtgattaagtgccgtccaatgagtttggaggcatttggttttatctgagcagataaaatatttctgtagacttcagaattcattgttctacttctgtctgcagtcacatcatcgatgaagacaagtgagcctgttccactggcagccatacaggcccaagcataacaccccctccaccatgtttcatggatgaggtggtatgctttggatcatgggcatttctttttttctccacacttttgtctttccatcactctggtacatgttaatctttgtctcatctgtccacaatatttttttccagaactcttggggttcttttaggtgcttttagcaaactgtaatcttgcctttctgttcttcaggcttatcagtggtttgcatcttgtagtgtaccctctgtagtcctgctggtgtagtcttctgcgtatggtagactttgacacatctacacctgcatccaggagagtgtttttgatctgttgggctgttatcaggggttttttcttcaccatagagagtattctccggtcatccactacagtggtcttcctctgtctaccgggtcttttgacataattgagttcaccggttgtttttttcttgttaatgatgaacaaaactgttgacttgggcatggccagggttttcgcaatgttcctgaatgattgattttcatttctgagccttatgacggccaacttcatttgcatcgacactgctgtcttcctcatgttgtcacaccccaataacaacctccaaaggcaatagcaaagtctagaatcattactattcatcaacagctctcctgcattcactaacgacacaaatgaatacacctgcctaacgacacacatctgtgaagccaatttaacaaatacttgtagtaccttaaaatgggggaccatgtacaaaaggtgctgtcatttctaaacggttcatccgatatgtatgaaaataccctcaaattaaagctgacagtctgcacttcacgctcattgtcattgtatcctttcaaactcaaagtgctagagtacagaaccaaaataacaaaacaatggtcactgtccaatgaattatggagctcactgtatatatatatatatatatatacatacatacacacacatcattcTCAATGGGCTGTGGGTCCTCCACGACCATATCTTCTACTACATCATTCTCAATGGGCTGTGGTGCCTCCACTACCATATCTTCTACTACATTGTCACTTCTCTCAACTCGTTTAATTGCCTCCGCATAAGATTTCCGATGTATCGCCCTGACTTTTGCCACTTCCAgctccttcacccttacagggcactccatGAATTCAGgatcatgatccccaccacagttgCAACACCCTATACGCCGATCTTCAGCGTACTCCATCCTTCTGCAAACAATTGCAACATGGCCAAAACCTTTG
This genomic stretch from Coregonus clupeaformis isolate EN_2021a unplaced genomic scaffold, ASM2061545v1 scaf1726, whole genome shotgun sequence harbors:
- the LOC121562130 gene encoding zinc finger protein 585A-like, which translates into the protein MSQEKGKLMDEIEKSLWNLTEANLRYLCECHGEDASEVKGMDHRSLRRKIMEEMWDNTDSMKSEEQGMSWLVQLKEDIRRIQEDASGALMSPSQSDDDDAVDCDEKWNGEGGAGLPSNEVEPVSPSQADDDDDAADCDAEDTDWLPSNGLEAEPVSPNQSDDYDAADGIEELDREVRDWMASDGLEVELSPEKHTPEQKDKCRPPKTPCRASPGSTLLRGLKRVSVQLMDCRKTPGQKTCKKTHSCAQCGKSFATKDILERHLLTHTGEKQRNICAECGKVFSTFSSLTRHLKTHTGEKCHISECHISETTCSECRKTFSTHSSLKRHLLTHTGEKPYVCPRCKKGFNDPGNLKKHIRRAHPGEKVGVERLYREPCPHCGEKFPTKKALEEHLVTHTGEKPHQCFDCGKGFNELSSLKRHLRTHTGEKPYVCPRCGKRFNDPGNLKKHIKRTHSEEHSKEEPSENNVGSSEQEETVKKPVLHPCSHCGKKLSTKTRLKIHLKTHTVEKSHVCPDCGKSFAFRPSLTKHQKLSHSEHRGVKRHECSVCGKVFNQPGALRSHQRTHTGEKPHLCADCGNSFSFLSSLKRHQTLHAAGSAKPHVCSVCGKGFRDSGYLKKHQAIHSEEKPHLCSDCGKTFASLFTLTNHSKLHRLNRNQFQCPQCKRHFPTKERLTSHQRTHTGEKPFRCSQCHKRFSHSSSYQRHLRMHTGEKPFICPICGKRFNDSSNLRTHVRRHKGEKIGKTQVSEPCPHCGKRLASKAGLETHLRTHTGEKPHLCADCGKSFGFHSALRRHQKTQHGEQVAKPHVCSVCGKGFMESGALKKHGVTHEEKQHLCPDCGKTFRVLQALSNHQRTKHQKINEQVREKNPYLCLTCGQEFNSKHRLIIHERKHTGEKPYQCSHCDKRFTEKSYMKRHQTVHTGEKPFQCSVCDMKFSHGASLIRHRLIHSGEKPFHCTYCDKSFSQSNTLKTHILTHTGEKPYPCPDCGKRFTEKKAMKKHQRDTHGTDTYSNTHGSGAHSSAFSLPGKKLRLSQDRSPRAKPYQCPDCGKCFSEKRALTKHQKTHRRDSAPYWSGILQQWSQEPQHSDTDSDSDQDQDWTSL